The stretch of DNA TTGGGATTTGTTCTCTGCTTGGAACGTTTCCCAGTATACCAAGTGGCGCTTTTCTACTCAAACCTCAAATTACTTCATTACAGGAATGGCTCCTTTTGGACAAAACTCAGACGTTTCTCTTGAAATCATTCGTGAAGAAGGAATGCAGACCATGAATTGGTCTAATGGATCTTTAGATTGGGAGCTTAAGCAGCCTGAGGAAATTGTAGAGCAAGTGCTCTCCAACATGAAAAATGGCGATAATATTTTATTCCATGATAAAACAATTACAGCTGAAGCGTTAGAGCCTATTTTAAAGGAGCTTAAAGCTCAAGGCTACAAATTCGTTGTTCCTACTGAGGTCATTTTGCCTGGAGAGGAGCAATAACAAACGGAGCCCCGTATGTTTGTCCTATAGCTGGACTTACACTCGAGGCTCCTTTTTTACAGTCTAAGAAAGTATAAAATTTGATACCATGATTATTTTCAAATTTTATACTTTCTGACTGCAGGACATAGGACGACTTGCAACTTAAGTTGCTTAGCGTCACTTGCCCACTTTGTGTGAAAGCTTCCTCTAATGATGGATTAGACAACCTCTTCGAGAGGGCTTCGATAGAAGCTTTTCTTATTTTGATCGTATTGTAAAAAGATGTAGCTCAGATTCTGTTCCTAAGCGTAATGGGATATGAGACGTTCCAGCACCCTGACTGATAAATAATGTTAAGCCTTTTTCTTTAAAGGGATAGAACCCAGCAGAGTATTTGCTATAAAACGCTCCAAATATTTTTGACCCTATAAATGGGATGCGAATCTGCCCACCATGAGTATGACCACTAAAAACTAATCCAATCTGATGCTCCTTTTCAATGGATAAGACGATTTT from Bacillus horti encodes:
- a CDS encoding polysaccharide deacetylase family protein codes for the protein WDLFSAWNVSQYTKWRFSTQTSNYFITGMAPFGQNSDVSLEIIREEGMQTMNWSNGSLDWELKQPEEIVEQVLSNMKNGDNILFHDKTITAEALEPILKELKAQGYKFVVPTEVILPGEEQ